One genomic window of Arachis hypogaea cultivar Tifrunner chromosome 8, arahy.Tifrunner.gnm2.J5K5, whole genome shotgun sequence includes the following:
- the LOC112706621 gene encoding ETHYLENE INSENSITIVE 3-like 3 protein isoform X1 — protein sequence MGEIEEIAIDVCSDIDVDDIRCHNIAEKDVSDEEIEAEELERRMWKDRIKLKRLKEKQKIAAQQAAEKQKPRHTTDQARRKKMSRAQDGILKYMLKLMEVCKARGFVYGIIPEKGKPVSGSSDNIRAWWKEKVKFDKNGPAAITKYEAECLAMSEADNNRNGNSQSTLQDLQDATLGSLLSSLMQHCDPPQRKYPLEKGIPPPWWPTGNEDWWIQSNLPHNQSPPYKKPHDLKKMWKVGVLTSVIKHMSPDIAKIRRHVRQSKCLQDKMTAKESAIWLGVLSREEALIRQYSTDNGTSGITDVPPTVPAENKQPAASSDSNYDVDGVDDGAGSVSSKEDRRNQVTDAEPSDNSRRNSIQEKDQAEKQPRRKRPRLRSNTTNKLPPQPHNETLQVEPVSTLPSENQTEAQVVGQIHGNEQGNDTDTSMRLVDRGPEVPAQLPATGFDHFSYLHSNNLVPSESMYMSGRQLHYPEVQNPDMHQGTNYNIYNPVAGYDPSHDGQQLQPGNDEPMQPDNAVSMQPEHNMKGDEITGDLQYFGKDAFQNELDRPIDHSFFGSPISSMSLDFGGFNSPPFHLDDFLGDDEMIQYFGA from the exons ATGGGAGAAATCGAAGAAATTGCAATTGATGTTTG CTCAGATATAGATGTTGATGATATTAGATGCCATAATATAGCGGAGAAAGATGTCAGTGATGAAGAGATTGAAGCAGAAGAATTGGAGAGGAGGATGTGGAAGGATCGAATTAAACTCAAAAGACTCAAGGAAAAACAAAAGATTGCAGCACAGCAAGCCGCAGAGAAGCAAAAGCCGAGGCATACCACTGATCAAGCTCGGAGGAAGAAGATGTCCAGAGCACAAGATGGTATTCTTAAGTATATGCTGAAGCTTATGGAAGTCTGTAAAGCTCGTGGATTTGTGTATGGAATCATTCCTGAAAAGGGAAAACCGGTGAGTGGTTCCTCCGATAACATTAGAGCTTGGTGGAAAGAGAAGGTAAAGTTCGATAAGAATGGCCCTGCTGCCATAACAAAGTATGAAGCAGAGTGTCTTGCTATGAGTGAGGCAGATAACAATCGAAATGGGAACTCTCAGAGCACTCTCCAAGACCTGCAAGATGCAACACTTGGGTCACTCTTATCTTCTTTGATGCAACATTGTGATCCTCCTCAGAGGAAGTATCCATTGGAAAAGGGTATTCCCCCACCTTGGTGGCCAACCGGGAATGAAGATTGGTGGATCCAATCAAATTTACCCCATAATCAGAGTCCTCCTTATAAGAAGCcgcatgatttgaaaaagatgtggaaAGTGGGAGTGCTAACTTCTGTTATAAAGCACATGTCACCTGATATTGCAAAAATAAGGAGGCATGTTCGCCAGTCAAAATGCTTGCAGGATAAGATGACAGCAAAGGAAAGTGCAATTTGGTTAGGGGTATTAAGTCGAGAAGAAGCTCTTATTAGGCAGTATAGTACTGATAATGGTACGTCTGGAATTACAGACGTGCCGCCTACTGTTCCTGCTGAAAATAAGCAACCAGCCGCTAGTAGTGATAGCAATTATGATGTTGATGGCGTTGATGATGGTGCTGGTTCTGTTTCTTCTAAAGAAGATAGGAGAAATCAAGTTACAGATGCTGAACCATCAGATAACTCGCGAAGGAATTCTATTCAAGAGAAAGATCAAGCTGAGAAACAACCCAGGAGAAAAAGACCTCGATTGAGGTCAAATACCACTAACAAATTACCACCACAACCTCATAATGAAACTTTACAAGTTGAGCCAGTAAGCACTTTGCCCAGTGAGAACCAGACAGAAGCTCAGGTGGTTGGGCAGATTCATGGAAATGAACAGGGTAATGATACAGATACTTCTATGAGACTAGTGGATAGAGGACCTGAGGTGCCAGCTCAACTACCGGCAACTGGATTTGATCATTTCTCTTATCTTCATTCGAACAACTTAGTTCCCTCGGAAAGCATGTATATGAGTGGGAGGCAATTGCACTATCCTGAGGTGCAAAACCCCGACATGCATCAAGGAACTAATTACAATATTTATAATCCAGTGGCAGGGTATGACCCTAGTCATGATGGACAGCAGTTGCAGCCCGGAAATGATGAACCAATGCAGCCAGATAATGCAGTCTCTATGCAACCAGAACATAATATGAAAGGAGATGAAATTACTGGAGATTTGCAATATTTTGGTAAAGATGCATTCCAAAATGAGCTTGACAGACCTATAGATCATTCTTTCTTTGGATCGCCAATCAGTAGCATGTCGTTAGATTTTGGAGGATTCAACAGTCCACCATTCCATTTGGATGATTTCTTGGGTGATGATGAAATGATCCAGTACTTTGGAGCATAG
- the LOC112706621 gene encoding ETHYLENE INSENSITIVE 3-like 3 protein isoform X2: MFDIDVDDIRCHNIAEKDVSDEEIEAEELERRMWKDRIKLKRLKEKQKIAAQQAAEKQKPRHTTDQARRKKMSRAQDGILKYMLKLMEVCKARGFVYGIIPEKGKPVSGSSDNIRAWWKEKVKFDKNGPAAITKYEAECLAMSEADNNRNGNSQSTLQDLQDATLGSLLSSLMQHCDPPQRKYPLEKGIPPPWWPTGNEDWWIQSNLPHNQSPPYKKPHDLKKMWKVGVLTSVIKHMSPDIAKIRRHVRQSKCLQDKMTAKESAIWLGVLSREEALIRQYSTDNGTSGITDVPPTVPAENKQPAASSDSNYDVDGVDDGAGSVSSKEDRRNQVTDAEPSDNSRRNSIQEKDQAEKQPRRKRPRLRSNTTNKLPPQPHNETLQVEPVSTLPSENQTEAQVVGQIHGNEQGNDTDTSMRLVDRGPEVPAQLPATGFDHFSYLHSNNLVPSESMYMSGRQLHYPEVQNPDMHQGTNYNIYNPVAGYDPSHDGQQLQPGNDEPMQPDNAVSMQPEHNMKGDEITGDLQYFGKDAFQNELDRPIDHSFFGSPISSMSLDFGGFNSPPFHLDDFLGDDEMIQYFGA, translated from the exons ATGTTTG ATATAGATGTTGATGATATTAGATGCCATAATATAGCGGAGAAAGATGTCAGTGATGAAGAGATTGAAGCAGAAGAATTGGAGAGGAGGATGTGGAAGGATCGAATTAAACTCAAAAGACTCAAGGAAAAACAAAAGATTGCAGCACAGCAAGCCGCAGAGAAGCAAAAGCCGAGGCATACCACTGATCAAGCTCGGAGGAAGAAGATGTCCAGAGCACAAGATGGTATTCTTAAGTATATGCTGAAGCTTATGGAAGTCTGTAAAGCTCGTGGATTTGTGTATGGAATCATTCCTGAAAAGGGAAAACCGGTGAGTGGTTCCTCCGATAACATTAGAGCTTGGTGGAAAGAGAAGGTAAAGTTCGATAAGAATGGCCCTGCTGCCATAACAAAGTATGAAGCAGAGTGTCTTGCTATGAGTGAGGCAGATAACAATCGAAATGGGAACTCTCAGAGCACTCTCCAAGACCTGCAAGATGCAACACTTGGGTCACTCTTATCTTCTTTGATGCAACATTGTGATCCTCCTCAGAGGAAGTATCCATTGGAAAAGGGTATTCCCCCACCTTGGTGGCCAACCGGGAATGAAGATTGGTGGATCCAATCAAATTTACCCCATAATCAGAGTCCTCCTTATAAGAAGCcgcatgatttgaaaaagatgtggaaAGTGGGAGTGCTAACTTCTGTTATAAAGCACATGTCACCTGATATTGCAAAAATAAGGAGGCATGTTCGCCAGTCAAAATGCTTGCAGGATAAGATGACAGCAAAGGAAAGTGCAATTTGGTTAGGGGTATTAAGTCGAGAAGAAGCTCTTATTAGGCAGTATAGTACTGATAATGGTACGTCTGGAATTACAGACGTGCCGCCTACTGTTCCTGCTGAAAATAAGCAACCAGCCGCTAGTAGTGATAGCAATTATGATGTTGATGGCGTTGATGATGGTGCTGGTTCTGTTTCTTCTAAAGAAGATAGGAGAAATCAAGTTACAGATGCTGAACCATCAGATAACTCGCGAAGGAATTCTATTCAAGAGAAAGATCAAGCTGAGAAACAACCCAGGAGAAAAAGACCTCGATTGAGGTCAAATACCACTAACAAATTACCACCACAACCTCATAATGAAACTTTACAAGTTGAGCCAGTAAGCACTTTGCCCAGTGAGAACCAGACAGAAGCTCAGGTGGTTGGGCAGATTCATGGAAATGAACAGGGTAATGATACAGATACTTCTATGAGACTAGTGGATAGAGGACCTGAGGTGCCAGCTCAACTACCGGCAACTGGATTTGATCATTTCTCTTATCTTCATTCGAACAACTTAGTTCCCTCGGAAAGCATGTATATGAGTGGGAGGCAATTGCACTATCCTGAGGTGCAAAACCCCGACATGCATCAAGGAACTAATTACAATATTTATAATCCAGTGGCAGGGTATGACCCTAGTCATGATGGACAGCAGTTGCAGCCCGGAAATGATGAACCAATGCAGCCAGATAATGCAGTCTCTATGCAACCAGAACATAATATGAAAGGAGATGAAATTACTGGAGATTTGCAATATTTTGGTAAAGATGCATTCCAAAATGAGCTTGACAGACCTATAGATCATTCTTTCTTTGGATCGCCAATCAGTAGCATGTCGTTAGATTTTGGAGGATTCAACAGTCCACCATTCCATTTGGATGATTTCTTGGGTGATGATGAAATGATCCAGTACTTTGGAGCATAG
- the LOC112706620 gene encoding pre-mRNA-splicing factor ATP-dependent RNA helicase DEAH7, whose protein sequence is MEKNGVVDIDKTTETMEPEKSTGGGLYVPGKDRVVYVPQERKSRLGLDALAIAKREGSQNDGVFKVPKPRTISIAASAEDVDKSESTVIEDESGLGGTASKDRRANTRYRKSTNESSQAESSVTEDHDADSHGTRSKEHRGSDVPASPSGYERENYRNERRHHRDESRSGSRRVQHVDNFESKEPYFERDSRSRYGHEYNRNRERYSERDSRSRYDHERGRSKEPYSERDSRSRYDHEYGRKRSRYEGSRRTPGRSDWDDGQWEWEDTPRRDSVSSSRHHQPSPSPMFLGASPDARLASPWSGGNTPYSSSPWDHVSPSPVPIRASGSSVKSSTSRHSGRSHQLTFSSGTSTSYEDEVTDKSEFGEEHKYEITESMRAEMEYDADRAWYDREEGSTMFDGGDNSSLFLGDEATFQKKEAELAKRLTRRDGTKMSLAQSKKLSQLTADNAQWEDRQLLRSGAVRGTEVQTEFDDEEERKVILLVHDTKPPFLDGRVVFTKQAEPIMPIKDPTSDMAIISRKGSTLVREIREKQSSNKSRQRFWELAGSKLGDILGVEKTAEQIDADTATVGEQGEIDFKEEAKFSQHLKKEEAVSDFAKSKSIAEQRQYLPIFSVRDDLLQVIRENQIVVVVGETGSGKTTQLTQYLHEDGYTIKGIVGCTQPRRVAAMSVAKRVSEEMETELGEKVGYAIRFEDVTGPNTIIKYMTDGVLLRETLKDSDLDKYRVIVMDEAHERSLNTDVLFGILKKVVARRRDFKLIVTSATLNAQKFSHFFGSVPIYHIPGRTFPVTTLWSKTPVEDYVEGAVKQAMTIHITSPPGDILIFMTGQDEIEAACYALAERMEQMVSSSKKAVPKLLILPIYSQLPADLQAKIFQRAEDGARKCIVATNIAETSLTVDGIFYVIDTGYGKMKVYNPRMGMDALQVFPVSRAAADQRAGRAGRTGPGTCYRLYTESAYLNEMLPSPVPEIQRTNLGNVVLLLKSLKVENLLDFDFMDPPPQDNILNSMYQLWVLGALNNVGALTDLGWKMVEFPLDPPLAKMLLMGEQLGCLEEVLTIVSMLSVPSVFFRPKDRAEESDAARERFFVPESDHLTLYNVYQQWKQHDYRGDWCNDHFLHVKGLRKAREVRSQLLDILKTLKISLTTCWPDTDIVRKAICSAYFHNAARLKGVGEYVNCRTGMPCHLHPSSALYGMGATPEYVVYHELILTTKEYMQCATAVEPQWLAELGPMFFSVKESDTSLLEHKKKQKQEKTAMEEEMENLKKMQAEIERKQKQEEKEKLAKQQQQVSMPGLKKGSSTYLRPKKLGL, encoded by the exons ATGGAG AAAAATGGAGTTGTTGACATTGACAAGACCACGGAGACCATGGAACCGGAGAAGTCCACTGGTGGTGGACTTTATGTTCCCGGCAAGGACAGAGTGGTGTACGTGCCTCAAGAAAGAAAATCTCGTTTAG GACTAGATGCCCTTGCGATTGCAAAACGTGAAGGATCTCAAAATGATGGAGTGTTCAAGGTCCCGAAACCAAGGACCATTTCTATTGCAGCATCTGCAGAAGATGTAGATAAGTCTGAGTCTACTGTCATTGAGGATGAAAGCGGGCTTGGTGGAACTGCTAGTAAAGACAGACGAGCTAATACGAGATACCGGAAATCAACCAATGAATCATCACAAGCag AAAGTTCTGTGACTGAAGATCATGATGCTGATTCACATGGGACTCGTTCAAAGGAGCATCGGGGTTCAGAT GTCCCTGCTTCACCTTCTGGATATGAAAGGGAGAATTATAGGAATGAGAGGAGGCATCACAGAGATGAGTCAAGAAGTGGTAGCAGAAGAGTGCAACATGTAGACAATTTTGAAAGTAAGGAGCCTTATTTTGAGAGGGATTCACGTAGTAGGTATGGCCATGAATACAACAGGAATAGGGAGCGTTATTCTGAGAGGGATTCACGTAGTAGATATGACCATGAGCGCGGTAGAAGTAAGGAGCCTTATTCAGAAAGGGATTCCCGTAGTAGGTATGACCATGAATATGGTAGAAAGCGAAGCAGATATGAGGGTTCCAGGAGAACACCTG GCAGGTCTGACTGGGATGATGGGCAATGGGAATGGGAAGATACTCCTCGAAGGGACAGTGTCTCTAGTTCTAGACATCATCAACCTTCACCATCCCCTATGTTTCTTGGTGCCTCACCTGATGCACGATTGGCTTCTCCATGGTCAGGAGGCAATACTCCTTATTCTTCTTCTCCATGGGACCATGTGTCTCCATCTCCTGTTCCAATACGTGCTTCTGGATCTTCAGTCAAATCTTCTACTTCTAGACATAGTGGAAGGTCCCATCAACTTACTTTTTCTTCAGGAACTTCAACTTCGTATGAG GATGAAGTGACTGATAAGTCCGAGTTTGGCGAAGAACACAAATATGAGATTACTGAAAGCATGCGTGCAGAGATGGAATATGATGCTGACCGGGCATG GTATGATAGAGAGGAAGGTAGCACAATGTTCGATGGAGGAGATAACTCATCACTTTTTCTTGGAGACGAGGCTACCTTTCAAAAAAAAGAGGCTGAGCTTGCCAAAAGActg ACTAGAAGAGATGGGACCAAGATGTCCCTTGCTCAGAGCAAGAAGTTGTCTCAGCTCACAGCTGATAATGCTCAATGGGAGGACAGACAACTCCTGAGATCAGGAGCCGTTAGAGGTACAGAGGTTCAGACTGAGTTTGATGATGAGGAAGAACGCAAAGTTATTCTTCTGGTGCATG ATACAAAACCTCCATTCCTTGATGGCAGAGTTGTTTTTACTAAGCAGGCAGAGCCAATTATGCCAATAAAGGATCCAACATCTGACATGGCTATAATTTCTCGTAAAGGATCTACTCTGGTAAGAGAAATACGTGAGAAACAGAGTTCAAATAAGTCTCGCCAACGTTTTTGGGAGCTTGCAGGCTCAAAACTTGGCGATATCTTAGGTGTTGAAAAGACAGCAGAACAG ATTGATGCAGACACTGCTACAGTGGGTGAACAGGGTGAAATAGATTTTAAGGAAGAAGCTAAGTTTTCACAGCATTTGAAAAAGGAAGAGGCTGTGAGTGATTTTGCCAAGTCAAAGAGTATTGCAGAGCAAAGGCAATATCTGCCCATTTTTTCAGTGCGAGATGACCTATTACAG GTAATTCGAGAAAATCAGATCGTCGTAGTGGTTGGAGAAACTGGCTCAGGAAAGACAACCCAATTGACACAG TATCTGCATGAGGATGGCTACACTATAAAAGGTATAGTAGGTTGCACCCAACCCAGGCGTGTGGCAGCTATGAGTGTGGCCAAGAGAGTCAGTGAGGAGATGGAGACAGAGCTGGGTGAGAAGGTTGGCTATGCTATACGGTTTGAGGATGTGACTGGGCCAAATACCATTATAAAG TACATGACAGATGGGGTTCTTCTACGAGAAACACTCAAAGACTCTGATCTAGACAAGTATCG GGTTATTGTCATGGATGAAGCCCACGAAAGATCATTAAACACGGATGTTCTTTTTGGAATATTGAAAAAAGTTGTTGCTCGACGTCGTGATTTTAAGTTGATCGTCACATCAGCAACTCTGAATGCACAGAAATTTTCACATTTCTTCGGAAG TGTGCCAATTTATCATATTCCTGGGAGAACATTTCCTGTGACTACATTATGGAGTAAAACTCCAGTTGAAGATTATGTTGAAGGTGCAGTGAAGCAGGCCATGACAATTCACATTACTAGTCCTCCAGGTGACATTCTTATCTTCATGACTGGCCAAGATGAGATTGAGGCAGCTTGCTACGCCCTTGCAGAAAGAATGGAGCAGATGGTCTCTTCTTCAAAGAAAGCAGTCCCTAAACTCTTGATTCTACCTATATACTCTCAGCTTCCTGCTGATTTGCAGGCTAAGATATTCCAGAGAGCTGAAGATGGAGCCCGAAAATGCATCGTTGCCACTAACATCGCTGAGACATCATTGACTGTAGACGGTATCTTCTATGTCATAGACACAGGTTATGGTAAAATGAAGGTGTATAACCCAAGGATGGGTATGGATGCTCTCCAAGTCTTCCCCGTCAGCCGTGCTGCTGCTGATCAGCGTGCTGGTCGAGCTGGTAGAACTGGGCCTGGTACATGTTATCGACTGTACACAGAGAGTGCTTACCTAAATGAAATGTTGCCCAGTCCTGTCCCCGAGATTCAAAGGACTAACCTCGGCAATGTGGTCTTGTTGCTGAAATCTCTTAAAGTTGAGAATTTACTTGATTTTGATTTCATGGACCCACCTCCGCAAGATAATATTCTCAATTCTATGTACCAGTTGTGGGTATTGGGTGCCCTTAACAATGTGGGTGCCTTAACAGATCTTGGCTGGAAAATGGTTGAGTTTCCACTGGACCCTCCACTTGCCAAGATGCTTTTGATGGGTGAACAGCTAGGGTGCCTTGAGGAGGTTCTGACAATTGTTTCCATGCTTTCAGTACCGTCAGTTTTCTTTAGACCCAAGGACCGAGCAGAGGAGAGTGATGCTGCACGCGAAAGATTTTTTGTGCCAGAATCTGATCACTTAACCCTGTACAATGTCTATCAGCAATGGAAACAGCATGATTACAGAGGTGACTGGTGTAATGATCATTTTTTGCATGTTAAAGGTCTAAGAAAAGCCAGAGAGGTGAGATCCCAGCTGCTTGATATTCTCAAGACACTGAAGATCTCTCTAACCACCTGTTGGCCTGATACAGACATAGTCAGAAAAGCAATTTGCTCAGCATACTTCCACAATGCAGCAAGATTAAAGGGTGTTGGAGAGTATGTCAACTGCCGGACTGGGATGCCATGTCATCTACACCCCAGTAGCGCACTCTATGGCATGGGTGCAACTCCGGAGTATGTGGTTTATCATGAGTTAATCCTAACCACGAAGGAGTATATGCAATGTGCTACAGCCGTGGAGCCCCAGTGGTTGGCTGAGCTTGGACCCATGTTTTTCTCTGTTAAGGAGTCTGATACATCATTGCTGGAGCATAAGAAGAAACAGAAACAAGAGAAGACGGCCATGGAGGAGGAGATGGAGAATTTGAAGAAGATGCAAGCAGAGATTGAGAGAAAACAGAAGCAGGAGGAGAAAGAAAAGTTGGCTAAGCAGCAACAGCAAGTCTCCATGCCAGGTTTGAAAAAGGGCTCTTCCACATATTTGAGGCCAAAGAAACTTGGTTTGTAA
- the LOC112706622 gene encoding UDP-glycosyltransferase 92A1, producing the protein MADHKQTIVMFPFMAQGHIIPFLALALQLEKRSNHYRIIIVNTALNINKLRSSLPPHSAVTLHELPFSSTEHGLPPNTENTDTVPYNLVIKLIQASTSLKKPFKNLIQNLRSQRLCIVADIFFGWTATVAKELGVFHVVFSGCGGYGLACYYSLWMNLPHKRVDSREFTLPDFPEARSLHVTQLPTNIAEADGTDPWSVYLREDNFYHWVNSDGLLLNSVRELDAFGFSYFTRILNRPVWSIGPVLLSTGNGSRGKGGGINPELCREWLNKKPSNSVLFVCFGSMNTISASQMMQLGTALERCGKSFVWVVRPPIGFDINSEFRAEEWLPEGFTENGLESGRGLIVHDWAPQVEILSHSAVSAFLSHCGWNSVMESLSEGVPILGWPMAAEQFFNCKLLEEEVGVCVEVARGKKCEVKWEDLMAKIQLVMDESEKGIGIRKKALEIRDLIRDAKKDDGSSVRAMDEFLAAAALSTQHITNGTL; encoded by the coding sequence ATGGCGGATCATAAACAAACGATAGTGATGTTCCCATTCATGGCGCAAGGCCACATCATCCCTTTCCTCGCCTTAGCTCTCCAACTCGAAAAGCGATCAAATCACTACCGCATCATAATCGTCAACACTGCCCTCAACATCAACAAGCTCCGATCCTCTCTCCCACCGCACTCCGCCGTCACCCTCCACGAACTCCCTTTCTCCAGCACCGAACACGGCCTCCCTCCCAACACTGAGAACACCGACACTGTCCCCTACAACCTCGTCATCAAGCTCATCCAAGCTTCCACCTCCCTCAAAAAACCCTTCAAGAACCTCATCCAAAACCTCCGATCCCAAAGACTCTGCATCGTTGCTGATATTTTCTTCGGTTGGACCGCCACTGTGGCTAAGGAGCTTGGCGTCTTCCACGTCGTCTTCAGCGGTTGCGGCGGTTACGGCCTCGCGTGTTACTATTCCCTCTGGATGAACCTCCCTCACAAGCGCGTGGACTCACGCGAATTCACGCTCCCGGACTTTCCAGAAGCGCGTTCTCTTCACGTGACGCAGCTACCAACTAACATAGCGGAAGCGGATGGGACTGACCCGTGGTCAGTTTACTTAAGGGAGGATAATTTCTACCACTGGGTTAACTCGGACGGGTTACTCCTCAACTCGGTCCGCGAACTCGACGCGTTCGGATTCAGCTACTTCACAAGAATCTTAAACCGGCCGGTATGGTCGATCGGACCGGTTCTCCTCTCGACCGGAAACGGTTCACGTGGGAAAGGGGGCGGCATCAACCCGGAGCTGTGCAGAGAGTGGCTCAACAAGAAACCCTCGAATTCCGTTCTGTTTGTTTGCTTCGGATCCATGAACACGATCTCTGCATCGCAGATGATGCAACTTGGAACGGCATTGGAGCGTTGCGGGAAGAGTTTCGTGTGGGTGGTGAGGCCTCCGATTGGCTTCGACATAAACTCGGAGTTCAGGGCGGAGGAGTGGTTGCCGGAAGGGTTCACGGAGAATGGTCTAGAAAGTGGAAGAGGGCTGATCGTTCACGATTGGGCGCCGCAGGTGGAGATTCTGTCGCACTCGGCAGTGTCGGCATTTTTGAGCCACTGCGGATGGAACTCGGTGATGGAATCGCTGAGTGAGGGGGTTCCAATTTTAGGGTGGCCAATGGCGGCGGAGCAGTTTTTTAACTGCAAGCTTTTAGAGGAAGAGGTTGGGGTTTGCGTTGAGGTTGCGAGAGGGAAGAAGTGTGAGGTTAAGTGGGAGGATTTGATGGCGAAGATTCAGTTGGTTATGGATGAGAGTGAGAAAGGCATTGGGATAAGGAAGAAAGCTCTTGAGATCAGAGATTTGATTAGGGATGcaaagaaagatgatggttcttctGTTAGGGCCATGGATGAGTTCTTAGCAGCTGCTGCACTCTCCACCCAGCACATCACTAATGGAACTTTATGA
- the LOC112705152 gene encoding RNA polymerase II C-terminal domain phosphatase-like 4 isoform X1, which yields MCIRCGQKLDSESGVTFGYIHKGLRLHDQEISRLRNTDANNLRNRRKLYLILDLDHTLLNSTHLAHLNSEELHLISQADSVGGVSKSSLFKLDKMHMMTKLRPFVCTFLREASEMFEMYIYTMGDRPYALEMAKLLDPQGEYFNAKAWVKHKDNLILMERYHFFGSSCRQFGFNCKSLAELKSDEDEAEGALSKILKVLKQVHYKFFVIFTLNFYIF from the exons ATGTGTATACGTTGTGGGCAAAAGTTGGATAGTGAATCTGGTGTGACATTTGGCTACATACACAAG GGACTGAGACTTCATGATCAGGAGATATCTAGACTGCGCAATACAGATGCGAATAATCTGCGTAATCGTAGAAAGCTGTACTTGATCCTCGATTTAGATCACACTCTGTTAAATTCCACTCATCTTGCTCATTTAAACTCTGAAGAGTTGCATTTAATTTCCCAGGCAGATTCTGTTGGAG GTGTTTCCAAGAGTAGCCTTTTCAAATTAgacaaaatgcatatgatgacCAAGTTGAGGCCTTTTGTCTGCACATTTTTAAGAGAAGCAAGTGAAATGTTTGAGATGTACATATACACCATGGGTGATCGACCCTATGCATTAGAGATGGCTAAGCTGCTTGATCCTCAAGGAGAATACTTCAATGCAAAG GCATGGGTGAAGCATAAAGATAATTTGATTCTGATGGAAAGATACCACTTTTTTGGTTCAAGTTGCCGGCAATTTGGTTTCAATTGCAAATCTTTAGCTGAATTGAAGAGTGACGAAGACGAAGCTGAAGGAGCACTCTCTAAAATCCTTAAAGTTCTTAAGCAAGTCCATTAtaaattttttgtcatttttactTTAAacttttacattttttaa
- the LOC112705152 gene encoding RNA polymerase II C-terminal domain phosphatase-like 4 isoform X2 — MCIRCGQKLDSESGVTFGYIHKGLRLHDQEISRLRNTDANNLRNRRKLYLILDLDHTLLNSTHLAHLNSEELHLISQADSVGGVSKSSLFKLDKMHMMTKLRPFVCTFLREASEMFEMYIYTMGDRPYALEMAKLLDPQGEYFNAKVLILCWGKKVLL; from the exons ATGTGTATACGTTGTGGGCAAAAGTTGGATAGTGAATCTGGTGTGACATTTGGCTACATACACAAG GGACTGAGACTTCATGATCAGGAGATATCTAGACTGCGCAATACAGATGCGAATAATCTGCGTAATCGTAGAAAGCTGTACTTGATCCTCGATTTAGATCACACTCTGTTAAATTCCACTCATCTTGCTCATTTAAACTCTGAAGAGTTGCATTTAATTTCCCAGGCAGATTCTGTTGGAG GTGTTTCCAAGAGTAGCCTTTTCAAATTAgacaaaatgcatatgatgacCAAGTTGAGGCCTTTTGTCTGCACATTTTTAAGAGAAGCAAGTGAAATGTTTGAGATGTACATATACACCATGGGTGATCGACCCTATGCATTAGAGATGGCTAAGCTGCTTGATCCTCAAGGAGAATACTTCAATGCAAAGGTGTTAATATTGTGTTGGGGCAAGAAAGTGCTGTTGTGA